A single genomic interval of Ramlibacter sp. harbors:
- the argH gene encoding argininosuccinate lyase, translated as MSQNQLDKKSQAWSALFSEPMSDLVKRYTSSVFFDKRLWQADIAGSLAHAEMLAAQGIISADDHAAIRKGMAQITTEIESGAFEWKLDLEDVHLNIEARLTQLAGDAGKRLHTGRSRNDQVATDVRLWLRGEIDLIDALLVDLQKALVEMADKHVDVILPGFTHLQVAQPVSFGHHMLAYVEMFARDAERLADVRKRVNRLPLGAAALAGTSYPLDRERVARTLGMVDAQGAPCVCQNSLDAVSDRDFAIEFTAMASLCMVHISRMSEELILWMSQNFGFIQIADRFTTGSSIMPQKKNPDVPELARGKTGRVVGHLMGLITLMKGQPLAYNKDNQEDKEPLFDTVDTLKDTLRIFAEMAGGITVKPEAMEQAALRGYATATDLADYLVKKGLPFRDAHETVAHAVKAAISHSVDLSELPLAVLKEFNPAIEKDVYEHLSLRGSLNARNTLGGTAPAQVKAQVARHRLRLK; from the coding sequence ATGTCCCAGAACCAACTCGACAAGAAATCCCAAGCCTGGTCGGCGCTCTTCTCCGAGCCCATGAGCGACCTGGTCAAGCGCTACACCTCGAGCGTGTTCTTCGACAAGCGCCTGTGGCAGGCCGACATCGCGGGCTCACTGGCCCATGCCGAGATGCTGGCCGCACAGGGCATCATCTCCGCTGACGACCACGCCGCAATCCGCAAGGGCATGGCGCAGATCACCACCGAAATCGAATCCGGCGCCTTCGAATGGAAGCTCGACCTGGAAGACGTCCACCTGAACATCGAGGCGCGGCTCACCCAGCTCGCGGGCGACGCCGGCAAGCGCCTGCACACCGGGCGCAGCCGCAACGACCAGGTCGCCACCGACGTGCGCCTGTGGCTGCGCGGCGAGATCGACCTGATTGACGCGCTGCTGGTGGACCTGCAAAAGGCGCTGGTCGAGATGGCCGACAAGCATGTGGACGTGATCCTGCCCGGCTTCACCCACCTGCAGGTGGCCCAGCCCGTGAGCTTTGGCCACCACATGCTGGCCTATGTGGAAATGTTCGCGCGCGACGCCGAGCGCCTGGCTGATGTGCGCAAGCGCGTGAACCGCCTGCCGCTGGGCGCCGCCGCGCTGGCCGGCACCAGCTACCCGCTGGACCGCGAGCGCGTGGCCCGCACGCTGGGCATGGTGGATGCGCAGGGCGCGCCCTGCGTCTGCCAGAACAGCCTGGATGCGGTGAGCGACCGCGACTTCGCGATCGAGTTCACCGCCATGGCCAGCCTGTGCATGGTGCACATCAGCCGCATGAGCGAGGAGCTGATCCTGTGGATGAGCCAGAACTTCGGCTTCATCCAGATCGCCGACCGCTTCACCACGGGCTCGTCGATCATGCCGCAGAAGAAAAACCCCGACGTGCCCGAACTGGCGCGCGGCAAGACCGGCCGTGTGGTGGGCCATCTGATGGGCCTGATCACGCTGATGAAGGGCCAGCCGCTGGCCTACAACAAGGACAACCAGGAAGACAAGGAGCCACTGTTCGACACGGTGGACACGCTCAAGGACACGCTGCGCATCTTTGCCGAGATGGCAGGTGGCATCACCGTCAAGCCCGAAGCCATGGAGCAGGCCGCGCTGCGCGGCTACGCCACGGCCACCGACCTGGCCGACTACCTGGTCAAGAAGGGCCTGCCGTTCCGCGACGCCCACGAGACGGTGGCGCACGCGGTGAAGGCCGCGATCTCGCACAGCGTGGACCTGTCGGAACTGCCGCTGGCAGTGCTCAAGGAATTCAACCCGGCCATCGAGAAGGATGTGTACGAGCATCTGAGCCTGCGTGGCTCCTTGAACGCCCGCAACACGCTGGGTGGTACGGCGCCCGCGCAGGTCAAGGCGCAGGTGGCGCGGCATCGCTTGCGTTTGAAGTAG
- a CDS encoding response regulator transcription factor, translating to MTLKLLVVDDEALARSRLRTLLGDCTAPAVHVGGEAANAAQAMELIQHERFDAVLLDIHMPGADGMALASALRALPRPPAIIFVTAHPEHAVQAFEIDVADYLTKPVRLERLQLALQKAERLMAGGQGPEPDLAHESLLIQDRGRTERVPLAEVLYFKAELKYITVRTQARSYILDGSLNELEARHKGQFIRVHRNALVARRAMRALEKHHDPEEGDGWAVRLAGVDELLAVSRRQVAAVREAIAT from the coding sequence ATGACGCTCAAGCTGCTGGTGGTGGATGACGAAGCGCTGGCCCGCTCGCGCCTGCGCACCCTGCTGGGCGACTGCACGGCACCCGCCGTTCATGTGGGCGGCGAGGCCGCCAACGCGGCCCAGGCCATGGAGTTGATCCAGCATGAACGGTTTGACGCCGTGCTGCTGGACATCCATATGCCCGGCGCCGACGGCATGGCCCTGGCCAGCGCGCTGCGGGCGTTGCCGCGGCCGCCGGCGATCATCTTCGTGACTGCCCACCCCGAGCACGCGGTGCAGGCCTTCGAAATCGACGTGGCCGACTACCTGACCAAGCCGGTGCGGCTGGAGCGGCTGCAGCTGGCGCTACAAAAAGCAGAGCGCCTGATGGCCGGCGGGCAAGGACCAGAGCCCGATCTGGCCCATGAAAGCCTGCTGATCCAGGACCGTGGCCGCACCGAGCGCGTGCCGCTGGCCGAGGTGCTGTATTTCAAGGCCGAGCTCAAATACATCACGGTGCGGACGCAGGCGCGCAGCTACATCCTGGATGGCTCGCTCAATGAGCTGGAGGCACGCCACAAGGGGCAGTTCATCCGGGTCCATCGCAACGCGCTGGTGGCGCGCCGCGCCATGCGCGCCCTTGAAAAGCACCATGATCCCGAGGAGGGCGACGGCTGGGCCGTGCGCCTGGCCGGCGTGGACGAGCTGCTGGCCGTCTCGCGGCGCCAGGTGGCGGCCGTGCGTGAAGCCATTGCAACCTGA
- the hemC gene encoding hydroxymethylbilane synthase, whose protein sequence is MSKIVIATRESRLALWQAEHVKALLTRQGHEVSLLGMTTRGDQILDRSLSKIGGKGLFVKELEVALEQGQADIAVHSLKDVPMDLPDGFALACVMEREDPRDALVSGQYASLAALPQGAVVGTSSLRRVVLLQAQFAQLGRTDVRIEPLRGNLDTRLRKLDEGQFDAIVLAAAGLKRLGLGERIRAAFEPAEMLPAAGQGALGIEVRADRTDLMEALAPLSHQTTWLAVAAERAVSRAMGGSCSMPLAAHATFAGEYLQLQAAWGDPEGRVALVRSRSAAAVADLAAADALGTAVAARLRDAGAR, encoded by the coding sequence TTGAGCAAGATAGTGATCGCCACGCGCGAAAGCCGGCTGGCCCTGTGGCAGGCCGAGCATGTCAAGGCCTTGCTGACCCGCCAGGGCCATGAGGTGAGCCTGCTGGGCATGACCACCAGGGGCGACCAGATCCTGGACCGCTCGCTGAGCAAGATCGGTGGCAAGGGCCTGTTCGTCAAGGAGCTCGAAGTGGCGCTCGAGCAGGGCCAGGCCGACATCGCCGTGCACTCGCTCAAGGACGTGCCCATGGACTTGCCCGATGGCTTTGCGCTGGCCTGCGTGATGGAGCGCGAGGACCCGCGCGATGCGCTGGTGTCCGGCCAGTACGCGTCGCTTGCCGCGCTGCCCCAGGGCGCCGTGGTCGGTACCTCGAGCCTGCGCCGCGTGGTGCTGCTGCAGGCGCAGTTTGCGCAGCTGGGCCGCACCGACGTGCGCATCGAGCCCTTGCGCGGCAACCTCGACACGCGGCTGCGCAAGCTCGATGAAGGGCAGTTCGACGCCATCGTGCTGGCCGCGGCCGGCCTCAAGCGGCTGGGCCTGGGCGAGCGCATCCGCGCGGCCTTCGAGCCGGCCGAGATGCTGCCCGCCGCAGGGCAGGGCGCGCTGGGCATCGAGGTGCGGGCCGACCGCACCGACCTGATGGAGGCGCTGGCGCCGCTGTCGCACCAGACCACCTGGCTGGCCGTGGCGGCCGAGCGCGCCGTGAGCCGGGCCATGGGCGGCAGCTGCTCCATGCCGCTGGCCGCCCACGCCACCTTTGCCGGCGAATACCTGCAGCTTCAGGCGGCCTGGGGCGACCCCGAGGGCCGTGTGGCGCTGGTGCGCTCGCGCTCGGCCGCGGCCGTGGCCGACCTTGCCGCGGCCGACGCCCTGGGCACGGCCGTGGCCGCCCGGCTGCGTGATGCGGGTGCGCGCTGA
- a CDS encoding histidine kinase, producing the protein MQDSQILSAFQEPPVLRPAQRPGHALIFDACQTGVILRAVLFVEAVVGVGAMFGAGGFMDWLARLSMLTGAALPATLAWLIAACSAKRVLARLPRTAQYACGVVLGVLAGLYGCALVALVGFLDNVPWVAAGFTGALLASALVAALVWRAKARTPADTTARLTELQARIRPHFLFNTLNSAIALVRQDPARAESLLEDLSDLFRHALMDPGDAVTLAEETALAERYLAIEQVRFGERLRVEWSLDPAAAGARLPPLLLQPLVENAVKHGVEPSASGAQVRISSQRRGSSVVIKVTNTVPGGQGQPGHGLALGNVQDRLRLLHDVQSQFQAGLKDGVYQVRIEVPA; encoded by the coding sequence ATGCAGGACTCGCAAATTTTATCGGCCTTCCAGGAACCGCCCGTGCTGCGGCCCGCGCAGCGGCCCGGGCACGCGCTGATTTTCGACGCCTGCCAGACCGGGGTGATCCTTCGCGCCGTGCTGTTTGTCGAGGCGGTGGTCGGGGTGGGCGCCATGTTTGGCGCAGGCGGATTCATGGACTGGCTGGCGCGCCTGTCGATGCTGACGGGCGCCGCCTTGCCCGCCACGCTGGCCTGGCTGATCGCGGCCTGCAGCGCCAAGCGGGTGCTGGCCCGGCTGCCGCGCACGGCGCAATATGCCTGCGGCGTGGTGCTGGGTGTGCTGGCGGGCCTGTATGGCTGCGCGCTGGTGGCGCTGGTGGGGTTCCTGGACAACGTGCCCTGGGTGGCGGCCGGCTTCACCGGGGCCCTGCTGGCCTCGGCGCTGGTCGCGGCCCTGGTCTGGCGGGCCAAGGCCCGCACCCCCGCCGACACCACGGCGCGGCTGACCGAACTGCAGGCGCGCATCCGGCCCCATTTCCTGTTCAACACGCTCAACAGCGCGATCGCGCTGGTGCGCCAGGACCCGGCGCGCGCCGAGTCGCTGCTGGAAGACCTGAGTGACCTGTTTCGCCACGCGCTCATGGACCCGGGCGACGCCGTGACGCTGGCCGAGGAAACCGCGCTGGCCGAGCGCTACCTGGCGATCGAGCAGGTGCGTTTTGGCGAGCGGCTTCGCGTGGAATGGTCGCTGGACCCGGCGGCCGCGGGCGCCCGGCTGCCGCCGCTGCTGCTGCAGCCGCTCGTGGAAAACGCCGTCAAGCATGGCGTGGAGCCCAGTGCGAGCGGCGCGCAGGTCCGCATCAGCAGCCAGCGGCGCGGCAGCAGCGTGGTGATCAAGGTCACCAACACCGTGCCGGGCGGCCAGGGGCAGCCCGGCCACGGCCTGGCGCTGGGCAATGTGCAGGACCGGCTGCGCCTGCTGCACGACGTGCAGTCGCAATTCCAGGCCGGGCTCAAGGACGGTGTCTACCAGGTGCGCATCGAGGTTCCCGCATGA
- a CDS encoding AI-2E family transporter — MSPEPAETDLTPPQQQRVLLHMPVDVRSMALVVLAVLAVLAVLRWASPFFIPLMLGLMFSYALSPLVNGLERLRVPRVLGAALLLLAILGALGGTAYALTDQANAVVEALPNAARKLGDVMRRQRTAQPGALETVQKAATQLERVAEENGGATTAGRGVTRVQIERPRLNIKDYLWSGTLGLMSLLGQIVVVTFLTYFLLISGDTFRRKLVKIAGPSLSHKKITVQALDEINWQIQRYLLVQLGSSILVGIATGLSFWALGLNNAAVWGVAAGVLNLVPYVGSILVTLAAALVAFLQFGQVNMAIWVGSASLVINMIEGYLLTPWLTSQASRMNPVAVFVGVLAWGWLWGVWGLLLGIPILMAVKAVCDRVDDLKPVGELLGA; from the coding sequence ATGAGCCCCGAACCCGCCGAGACCGATCTCACCCCGCCGCAGCAGCAGCGCGTCCTGCTGCACATGCCGGTGGACGTGCGCAGCATGGCGCTGGTGGTGCTGGCCGTGCTTGCGGTGCTGGCCGTGCTGCGCTGGGCCAGCCCGTTCTTCATTCCGCTGATGCTGGGCCTGATGTTCAGCTACGCACTCTCGCCGCTCGTGAATGGACTGGAGCGTCTGCGCGTGCCCCGGGTGCTGGGCGCTGCGCTGCTGCTGCTGGCCATTCTGGGCGCGCTGGGCGGCACCGCCTACGCGCTCACCGACCAGGCCAACGCCGTGGTGGAGGCCCTGCCCAACGCGGCGCGCAAGCTGGGCGATGTGATGCGCCGCCAGCGCACGGCCCAGCCCGGGGCGCTGGAGACCGTGCAGAAGGCCGCGACCCAGCTGGAACGCGTGGCCGAGGAAAACGGCGGCGCGACCACGGCCGGCCGCGGCGTCACGCGCGTGCAGATCGAGCGGCCCCGGCTCAACATCAAGGACTACCTGTGGAGCGGCACGCTGGGCCTGATGAGCCTGCTGGGCCAGATCGTGGTGGTGACCTTCCTGACCTATTTCCTGCTGATCTCGGGCGACACCTTCCGGCGCAAGCTGGTGAAGATCGCCGGCCCCAGCCTCAGCCACAAGAAGATCACGGTGCAGGCGCTGGACGAAATCAACTGGCAGATCCAGCGCTACCTGCTGGTGCAGCTGGGCAGCAGCATCCTTGTGGGGATCGCCACCGGGCTGTCGTTCTGGGCGCTGGGGCTGAACAACGCGGCCGTGTGGGGCGTCGCGGCCGGGGTGCTGAACCTGGTGCCCTATGTGGGCTCGATCCTGGTCACGCTGGCGGCCGCGCTGGTGGCCTTCCTGCAGTTCGGTCAGGTCAACATGGCCATCTGGGTGGGCAGCGCCTCGCTGGTCATCAACATGATCGAGGGCTACCTGCTGACCCCCTGGCTCACCAGCCAGGCCAGCCGCATGAACCCGGTGGCCGTGTTCGTGGGCGTGCTGGCCTGGGGCTGGCTGTGGGGCGTATGGGGCCTGCTGCTGGGCATCCCGATCCTGATGGCGGTCAAGGCCGTCTGCGACCGGGTCGATGACCTCAAGCCCGTGGGCGAGCTGCTCGGGGCCTGA
- a CDS encoding MFS transporter — MQRTHNVPSTDSLPASGIRLVPRRILPVIVLSQFAGTSLWFAVNAVMPDLQAAWGLPASAVGSLTSAVQLGFVAGTLVFALLLVADRFSPSRVFMVCALLGALANAAVVLLSGQYALLLGLRFCVGFLLAGVYPVGMKIAASWYRERLDAVMGVLIGALVLGTALPHGLRALGLDATGAGAGGLAPWQTVILLVSLLAALGGLATAIWVPDSPDLARGARITPRALSVIWSDRQVRASVFGYFGHMWELYAFFVLLPLVLATRLAGAQVSAAAFFVIAAGFVGCAGGGLWARRIGSARVAGIQLGTSGLCCLLAPLMLVAPLPVFLLWLLVWGVTVSGDSPQFSTLTAHNAPREIAGSVLTFANCIGFIISVVSIELFVRASHSHSLGAVLPWLGLGPALGLWLFRPLLRR; from the coding sequence ATGCAAAGGACGCATAACGTGCCGTCAACCGATTCCCTGCCGGCCTCTGGCATCCGCCTGGTACCGCGCCGTATCCTGCCGGTGATTGTGCTCTCGCAGTTTGCGGGCACCTCGCTGTGGTTCGCGGTCAATGCCGTCATGCCCGACCTGCAGGCCGCCTGGGGCCTGCCCGCCAGCGCCGTGGGTTCACTGACCTCGGCGGTGCAACTGGGCTTTGTGGCCGGCACGCTGGTGTTTGCGCTGCTGCTGGTGGCCGACCGCTTTTCGCCATCGCGCGTGTTCATGGTCTGCGCGCTGCTGGGCGCGCTGGCCAATGCGGCGGTGGTGCTGCTCAGCGGTCAGTACGCCCTGCTGCTGGGGCTGAGGTTCTGCGTGGGCTTTCTGCTGGCGGGGGTGTACCCGGTGGGCATGAAGATCGCCGCCAGCTGGTACCGCGAGCGGCTGGACGCGGTGATGGGCGTGCTGATCGGCGCGCTGGTGCTGGGCACGGCGCTGCCCCATGGCCTGCGGGCGCTGGGCCTGGATGCCACCGGTGCCGGGGCTGGCGGACTCGCGCCCTGGCAGACCGTGATCCTGCTGGTGTCGCTGCTGGCCGCGCTGGGCGGCCTGGCCACGGCGATCTGGGTGCCCGACAGTCCGGATCTGGCCAGGGGCGCGCGCATCACGCCGCGTGCGCTGTCGGTGATCTGGTCAGACCGCCAGGTGCGTGCCTCGGTGTTCGGCTACTTCGGCCACATGTGGGAGCTGTACGCCTTCTTCGTGCTGCTGCCGCTGGTGCTGGCGACGCGTCTGGCGGGCGCGCAGGTCAGTGCGGCGGCGTTCTTCGTGATCGCCGCGGGCTTTGTGGGTTGCGCGGGCGGTGGCCTGTGGGCGCGGCGCATCGGCAGCGCGCGCGTGGCGGGGATTCAACTGGGCACCAGTGGCCTGTGCTGCCTGCTGGCGCCGTTGATGCTGGTGGCGCCGCTGCCGGTTTTCTTGCTGTGGCTGCTGGTGTGGGGCGTGACCGTGTCGGGCGATTCGCCGCAGTTCTCCACCCTGACCGCGCACAACGCCCCGCGCGAGATTGCGGGCAGCGTGCTGACCTTTGCCAACTGCATTGGCTTCATCATTTCGGTGGTCAGCATCGAGTTGTTCGTGCGCGCGTCGCACAGCCATTCGCTGGGGGCGGTGTTGCCCTGGCTGGGGCTGGGGCCGGCTTTGGGGCTGTGGCTGTTCCGTCCTTTGCTGCGGCGGTAG
- a CDS encoding uroporphyrinogen-III synthase, which translates to MRVLVTRPAREAQRWVHDLAAQGQDAIALPLIEIAPARDRAPLQQARQALDGYQALMFVSGNAVDHFFEQKVAGVQEGRPLLAIKNRAWATGPGTRDALLAAGVPAAQIDAPQADAEQFDSEALWQRVRGSVHAGDRVLIVRGADAQGRVSGRDWLAQQLAAAGARVQVVSAYERHVPAWTAQQRALAQASAGDGTVWLLSSSEGIAHLRGWLPAQSWQRARAVATHPRIAQAAREAGFGVVCESRPALADVVASIESFA; encoded by the coding sequence ATGCGCGTGCTCGTGACCCGGCCGGCGCGCGAGGCGCAGCGCTGGGTCCATGACCTGGCGGCGCAAGGCCAGGACGCGATCGCCCTGCCTCTGATCGAGATTGCCCCGGCACGCGACCGCGCGCCGTTGCAGCAGGCCCGGCAGGCGCTGGACGGCTACCAGGCCCTGATGTTTGTCAGCGGCAACGCCGTGGACCACTTTTTCGAGCAAAAAGTAGCTGGAGTCCAGGAAGGGCGGCCACTTCTTGCTATTAAAAACAGAGCATGGGCGACCGGCCCCGGAACCCGCGACGCGCTGCTGGCCGCCGGCGTGCCGGCCGCCCAGATCGACGCGCCGCAGGCCGATGCCGAGCAGTTCGACTCCGAGGCACTGTGGCAGCGGGTCAGGGGCAGCGTGCACGCTGGCGACCGCGTGCTGATCGTGCGCGGCGCGGATGCGCAGGGCCGCGTCAGCGGGCGCGACTGGCTGGCGCAGCAGCTCGCGGCAGCCGGTGCCCGGGTGCAGGTGGTGTCGGCCTACGAACGCCACGTCCCCGCGTGGACCGCGCAGCAACGGGCGCTGGCGCAGGCCAGCGCCGGTGACGGGACGGTCTGGCTGCTCAGCAGTTCCGAGGGGATCGCCCATCTGCGCGGCTGGCTGCCCGCGCAGTCCTGGCAGCGCGCGCGTGCCGTGGCCACGCACCCGCGCATCGCCCAGGCCGCGCGCGAGGCCGGCTTTGGTGTTGTATGCGAGTCACGGCCCGCCCTGGCCGATGTGGTCGCGTCGATAGAATCGTTCGCATGA
- the ppc gene encoding phosphoenolpyruvate carboxylase, which yields MEKTRPDTPSRRARDNERPLVEDIRLLGRILGDVIRDQEGVEAYELVEQVRKLSVAFRRDADQEADRALKKRLKGLSGDQTVSVIRAFTYFSHLANLAEDRHHIRRRIVHERAGDTQEGSIEVALARLRWAGIAPKTISQTLAAAYVSPVLTAHPTEVQRKSILDAERDIAQLLTARDEIKARALPKDALAPRELAANETQIRARVMQLWQTRLLRFTKLTVADEIENALSYYESTFLREIPKIYAELEQELGHQPVASFLRMGQWIGGDRDGNPNVSAQTLEYALRRQAEVALRHFLTEVHRLGSELSLSAMLVDCTPAMQALAARSPDSNEHRQDEPYRLALTGIYARLAATLKTLTGGDAARHAVAPQNPYALAEEFLADLRVIETSLLEHHGAALVAQRLHPLVRAVEVFGFHLATVDLRQSSDKHEEVVAELLATARVEPAYAALDEIARRALLIRLLNDARPLRVVGASYSEHARKEIAIFEMARLMRERFGKQAIRHYIISHTETVSDLLEVLLLQKEVGLMQGTLDHAARNDLIVVPLFETIEDLRNAAPIMREFYALPGIAQLVQRSGAEQDIMLGYSDSNKDGGIFTSNWELYRAEIALVDLFDQLANSHNIQLRMFHGRGGTVGRGGGPSYQAILAQPPGTVRGQIRLTEQGEVIGSKYANPEIGRRNLETLVAATLEATLLQPTKPATRAYLEAAEALSRASMAAYRALVYETPGFTEYFFNATPIREIAELNIGSRPASRKASQRIEDLRAIPWGFSWGQCRLTLPGWYGFGSAIEQFLNHTPGQPRREGLALLQKMYRQWPFFRTLLSNMDMVLAKSDLALASRYAELVTDARLRKKIFSAIEVEWQRTADALSQITGDKQRLAHNAALARSIRHRFPYIDPLHHLQVELVRRYREGKADDRVQRGIHISINGIAAGLRNTG from the coding sequence GTGGAAAAGACCCGCCCCGACACCCCTTCGCGCCGTGCCCGCGACAACGAACGGCCGCTGGTGGAGGACATCCGCCTGCTCGGCCGCATCCTGGGCGACGTGATCCGCGACCAGGAGGGCGTGGAAGCGTATGAGCTGGTGGAACAGGTGCGCAAGCTGTCGGTGGCGTTCCGCCGTGATGCCGACCAGGAGGCCGATCGAGCGCTCAAGAAGCGCCTCAAGGGCCTGAGCGGCGACCAGACCGTAAGCGTGATCCGCGCCTTCACCTACTTCAGCCACCTGGCCAACCTGGCCGAGGACCGGCACCACATCCGCCGGCGCATCGTGCACGAGCGCGCGGGTGACACCCAGGAAGGCAGCATCGAGGTGGCGCTGGCCCGCCTGCGCTGGGCCGGCATTGCGCCCAAGACCATCTCGCAGACGCTGGCCGCGGCCTATGTGTCTCCGGTGCTCACGGCCCACCCGACCGAGGTGCAGCGCAAGAGCATCCTGGACGCCGAGCGCGACATCGCCCAGTTGCTGACCGCACGCGACGAGATCAAGGCCCGCGCCCTGCCCAAGGACGCGCTCGCGCCACGCGAGCTGGCGGCCAACGAGACCCAGATCCGCGCCCGCGTGATGCAGCTGTGGCAGACCCGGCTGCTGCGCTTCACCAAGCTCACGGTGGCCGACGAGATCGAGAACGCGCTGAGCTACTACGAGTCCACCTTCCTGCGCGAGATCCCCAAGATCTACGCCGAACTCGAGCAGGAGCTCGGCCACCAGCCCGTGGCCAGCTTTTTGCGCATGGGCCAGTGGATTGGCGGCGACCGCGACGGCAACCCCAATGTGAGCGCGCAGACACTGGAATACGCGCTGCGCCGCCAGGCCGAGGTGGCGCTGCGCCACTTCCTGACCGAGGTGCACCGCCTGGGCAGCGAGCTCTCGCTGTCGGCCATGCTGGTGGACTGCACGCCCGCCATGCAGGCGCTGGCCGCGCGCTCGCCCGACAGCAACGAACACCGCCAGGACGAGCCCTACCGCCTGGCGCTGACCGGCATCTACGCCCGGCTCGCGGCCACGCTCAAGACCCTGACCGGCGGCGACGCGGCGCGCCATGCCGTGGCCCCGCAGAACCCCTATGCGCTGGCCGAGGAGTTCCTGGCCGATCTGCGCGTGATCGAAACCTCGCTGCTCGAGCACCATGGCGCGGCCCTGGTGGCGCAGCGGCTGCACCCGCTGGTGCGCGCGGTCGAGGTGTTCGGCTTCCACCTGGCCACGGTGGACCTGCGGCAAAGCTCGGACAAGCACGAGGAGGTGGTGGCCGAGCTGCTGGCCACGGCCCGGGTCGAGCCGGCCTATGCGGCGCTGGATGAAATCGCCAGGCGCGCGCTGCTGATCCGCCTGCTCAACGACGCGCGGCCACTGCGCGTGGTGGGGGCCAGCTACTCCGAGCATGCGCGCAAGGAGATCGCCATCTTCGAGATGGCCCGCCTGATGCGCGAGCGCTTTGGCAAGCAGGCCATCCGCCACTACATCATCAGCCACACCGAGACCGTGAGCGACCTGCTCGAGGTGCTGCTGCTGCAAAAGGAAGTGGGCCTGATGCAGGGCACGCTGGACCACGCGGCCCGCAACGACCTGATCGTGGTGCCGCTGTTCGAGACCATCGAGGACCTGCGCAACGCCGCGCCCATCATGCGCGAGTTCTACGCCCTGCCCGGCATCGCGCAACTGGTGCAGCGCAGCGGCGCCGAGCAGGACATCATGCTGGGCTACTCCGACAGCAACAAGGACGGCGGCATCTTCACCAGCAACTGGGAGCTGTACCGCGCCGAGATCGCGCTGGTGGACCTGTTCGACCAGCTCGCCAACAGCCACAACATCCAGCTGCGCATGTTCCACGGCCGCGGCGGCACGGTGGGCCGCGGCGGCGGCCCGAGCTACCAGGCCATCCTGGCCCAGCCGCCGGGCACGGTGCGCGGGCAGATCCGGCTGACCGAGCAGGGCGAAGTCATCGGCTCCAAGTACGCCAACCCCGAGATCGGCCGGCGCAACCTCGAGACCCTGGTGGCCGCCACGCTCGAAGCCACGCTGCTGCAGCCCACCAAGCCCGCCACGCGGGCCTACCTGGAAGCCGCCGAGGCGCTGTCGCGCGCCAGCATGGCCGCGTACCGGGCGCTGGTCTACGAAACCCCGGGCTTCACCGAGTACTTTTTCAACGCCACGCCCATCCGCGAAATCGCCGAGCTCAACATCGGCTCGCGTCCGGCCTCGCGCAAGGCCAGCCAGCGCATCGAGGACCTGCGGGCCATTCCCTGGGGCTTCAGCTGGGGCCAGTGCCGGCTCACGCTGCCGGGCTGGTATGGCTTTGGCTCGGCCATCGAGCAGTTCCTGAACCACACGCCGGGCCAGCCCAGGCGCGAGGGCCTGGCGCTGCTGCAGAAGATGTACCGGCAGTGGCCGTTCTTTCGCACCCTGCTGTCCAACATGGACATGGTGCTGGCCAAGAGCGACCTGGCGCTGGCCTCGCGCTACGCCGAGCTGGTGACCGATGCGCGGCTGCGCAAGAAGATCTTCAGCGCCATCGAGGTCGAGTGGCAGCGCACGGCCGACGCCCTGTCGCAGATCACCGGCGACAAGCAGCGCCTGGCCCACAACGCCGCGCTGGCCCGCTCGATCCGCCACCGCTTTCCGTACATTGACCCGCTGCACCACCTGCAGGTGGAGCTGGTGCGCCGCTACCGCGAAGGCAAGGCCGACGACCGCGTGCAGCGCGGCATCCACATCTCGATCAACGGCATTGCGGCGGGGTTGCGCAACACGGGCTGA